The proteins below are encoded in one region of Desulfovibrio sp. X2:
- the cas7c gene encoding type I-C CRISPR-associated protein Cas7/Csd2, with protein sequence MSTPIANRIDFLLLFDVKDGNPNGDPDFDNTPRFDPETFQGLVSDVCLKRKIREWVFAAKSQGGKIEPGYDVFVLQGHSLESRQKMPYEHLSELAGKAKGAKTTRGDVEKAREWMCANFFDVRAFGAVMSTTDFNCGQVRGPVQLTFARSFDRVLSTEHGITRVAYTTEKKASETSAQTEMGRKHTVAYGLYAAHGFISPAFAGGPSGTGFCADDLAVLKKALVNMFDLDHSAARGLMRTRRVFAFEHSSPLGNAQAGRLFDLVKVARKEGVESPRGFDDYAISSFAEIAAACPAGVTVADWAAE encoded by the coding sequence ATGAGCACGCCCATCGCCAACCGCATCGACTTCCTGCTGCTTTTCGACGTCAAAGACGGCAATCCCAACGGTGATCCGGACTTCGACAACACCCCGCGCTTCGACCCCGAGACCTTCCAGGGGCTCGTGTCCGACGTCTGCCTCAAGCGCAAGATCCGCGAATGGGTCTTCGCGGCCAAGTCGCAGGGCGGGAAGATCGAGCCGGGCTACGACGTCTTCGTGCTGCAGGGCCATTCCCTGGAGAGCCGCCAGAAGATGCCCTACGAGCATCTCTCCGAGCTCGCGGGCAAGGCCAAGGGCGCCAAGACCACGCGCGGCGACGTCGAGAAGGCCCGGGAGTGGATGTGCGCCAATTTCTTCGACGTCAGGGCTTTCGGCGCGGTCATGAGCACCACGGACTTCAACTGCGGCCAGGTGCGCGGCCCGGTGCAGCTCACCTTCGCCCGTTCCTTCGACCGCGTCCTCTCCACGGAGCACGGCATCACACGCGTGGCCTACACCACGGAGAAGAAGGCCTCGGAGACCTCGGCCCAGACCGAGATGGGACGCAAGCACACCGTGGCCTACGGGCTCTACGCCGCGCACGGCTTCATCTCGCCCGCCTTCGCGGGCGGGCCGAGCGGCACGGGCTTTTGCGCCGACGACCTCGCCGTGCTCAAGAAGGCCCTGGTGAACATGTTCGACCTGGACCATTCGGCCGCGCGAGGGCTCATGCGCACGCGCCGCGTCTTCGCCTTCGAGCACTCCTCGCCCCTGGGCAACGCGCAGGCAGGCAGGCTCTTCGACCTGGTGAAGGTGGCGCGCAAGGAGGGCGTGGAATCTCCGCGCGGCTTCGATGACTACGCGATCTCGTCGTTCGCGGAGATCGCGGCCGCCTGTCCCGCCGGGGTGACGGTCGCGGACTGGGCCGCGGAGTAG
- the cas5c gene encoding type I-C CRISPR-associated protein Cas5c, translating to MAPIVRVRVSGPLACFTRPEAKVERMSYDLPTPSAARGILDSICWRPQMRWHVRAIEVLRPVRTIALRRNEVQSKVTVKGKTGVTGWMADPAGYVPFAAGAGSEEGTPRATLALKDVAYVIEAEPMVFDGSGDNTPQKYAAMLTRRVEKGQCHIRPCLGCREFAADFCPPDPAERPIAESRDLGRMLYDIIFDPEAGNTPVFFQARLANGRMETRAEEVVADEALRRRVLACSYRH from the coding sequence ATGGCACCCATCGTCCGAGTCAGGGTCTCGGGTCCGCTGGCCTGCTTCACGCGGCCCGAGGCCAAGGTCGAGCGTATGAGCTACGACCTGCCCACGCCCTCCGCGGCGCGGGGAATCCTGGACAGCATCTGTTGGCGGCCGCAGATGCGCTGGCATGTTCGGGCCATCGAGGTACTCAGGCCCGTGCGCACCATCGCGCTGCGGCGCAACGAGGTGCAGTCCAAGGTCACGGTCAAGGGGAAGACCGGGGTGACGGGCTGGATGGCCGACCCGGCTGGCTACGTTCCCTTCGCCGCCGGCGCGGGCAGCGAGGAGGGCACGCCCCGCGCCACCCTGGCGCTCAAGGACGTGGCCTACGTGATCGAGGCCGAGCCCATGGTCTTCGACGGCTCCGGGGACAACACGCCGCAGAAGTACGCGGCCATGCTCACCCGGCGGGTGGAGAAGGGGCAGTGCCACATCCGGCCCTGCCTGGGTTGCCGCGAGTTCGCGGCCGACTTCTGCCCGCCCGACCCGGCCGAGAGGCCCATCGCCGAGAGCCGCGACCTCGGCCGCATGCTCTACGACATCATCTTCGACCCCGAGGCCGGGAACACCCCGGTCTTCTTCCAGGCCCGCCTCGCGAACGGCCGCATGGAGACGCGCGCGGAAGAGGTCGTTGCCGACGAGGCGTTGCGTAGGAGGGTGCTGGCATGCTCGTACAGGCACTAG
- a CDS encoding DEAD/DEAH box helicase, with protein MGIRLEWRREGEAVRFFCSEEDAPLPLAAWWRASAELPNGRAAALGTLLGLVDEERATTDDGGTSVVVPDAALAVLEPWQLAGLGLPGPAPVRLAVVARGTLSSPSFSLEYGFVYDNGIPASGAIRDGVFLRHGAREHLLPEPLYTIVQRIDAYRRDPIRDMDERFLWWSRLADMLPSDVGLEGFLRQVHAVRPEAFSLDFVAAPGGLSVLPRFVRAVESEDGNAAHEDVLPAVVGASFQERFARQQEPGGRYVLGQGWFVVLPPAVRTALEVVHRVNGESEERKREFLRNPRAAIRSRLEDVYGEVTDEVVASIFQETPLFLSERVRYLGVWLPKAELYVKPPAGQWLPDEAPPQSLLMPIGPAGTLIEVAPADLDDLAVRIDDARDAGKTTVTFKGQEVAASAQSARVVSKALRMFGSGGEPEPEPDEPSPRQDVPIIFDHIEELGIHLEAGGLRPEAEAQPSLHDGVRLHEHQQQGLAWLQEHWRHASPGALLADDMGLGKTLQTLAFLSWIRNQQQAGMAEARPFLIVAPTGLLRNWEEEIAKFLIPGALGQLIRAHGSELRGLVGRGARAAAFELGHGGVVLTTYETLRDKIITFTGVHWGAAVFDEAQKIKNPRAMSTDMAKSIKAEFTLTLTGTPVENTLVDVWCIMDAAHPGRLDSLRTFMRQYMPEGGPDERALRDLQAELARPAAFPSLLRRNKETHWAERPEKRQEIERIPMPPEQAAAYQNVIVSAMQHADGPGAVLKALHSIRTVSLHPYMSSWDGAAPDAFVNASARLQGMFRLLSRIKEQGEKALIFIESKEMQQVLVELLRLRLGCGPVLVINGEVSGALRQQRVHEFQARKGFDAILLSPRAAGVGLNLTAATHVIHLSRWWNPAVEDQCTDRAYRIGQHRAVTVHYPMAIHPELGEASFDVKLHELLERKRRLSHGLLGSPLATADDLAGLLHAVVEPDGEPTA; from the coding sequence CGGCGCTCGCCGTCCTCGAGCCCTGGCAGCTCGCCGGACTCGGCCTGCCCGGGCCTGCGCCCGTGCGGCTCGCCGTCGTCGCACGAGGCACGCTGTCCTCGCCATCATTCAGCCTGGAGTACGGCTTCGTCTACGACAACGGCATACCCGCTTCCGGTGCGATCCGCGACGGCGTGTTCCTGCGCCACGGTGCGCGCGAACATCTTCTGCCCGAGCCGCTGTATACGATCGTGCAGCGCATCGACGCCTACCGCCGCGATCCCATCCGTGACATGGACGAGCGCTTCTTGTGGTGGAGCCGCCTGGCGGACATGCTGCCCTCGGACGTCGGGCTCGAAGGATTCCTGCGTCAGGTTCACGCCGTGCGGCCCGAGGCATTCAGCCTGGATTTCGTCGCCGCGCCCGGCGGGCTGTCTGTCCTTCCGCGCTTCGTGCGCGCCGTGGAAAGCGAGGACGGCAACGCGGCGCACGAGGATGTGCTTCCGGCGGTGGTCGGCGCGAGCTTCCAGGAGCGCTTCGCCCGCCAGCAGGAGCCCGGGGGACGCTACGTCCTGGGGCAGGGCTGGTTCGTGGTCCTGCCGCCGGCCGTGCGCACGGCGCTCGAGGTCGTGCACCGCGTCAACGGCGAGAGCGAGGAGCGCAAGCGGGAGTTCCTGCGCAACCCGCGCGCGGCGATCAGGAGCCGTCTGGAGGATGTCTACGGCGAGGTGACGGACGAGGTGGTCGCCTCGATCTTCCAGGAGACGCCGCTCTTTCTGAGCGAGCGTGTGCGCTACCTCGGCGTCTGGCTGCCCAAGGCCGAACTCTACGTCAAGCCGCCTGCGGGGCAGTGGCTCCCGGACGAGGCGCCGCCGCAAAGCCTGCTCATGCCCATCGGACCAGCGGGAACGCTGATCGAGGTCGCGCCGGCCGATCTGGACGATCTGGCCGTGCGCATCGACGATGCCCGCGACGCCGGGAAGACGACCGTCACTTTCAAAGGCCAGGAAGTGGCCGCCTCGGCGCAAAGCGCTCGGGTGGTCAGCAAGGCCTTGCGCATGTTCGGCTCCGGTGGTGAACCGGAACCCGAGCCGGACGAACCCTCTCCACGCCAGGACGTGCCGATCATCTTCGACCATATCGAGGAGCTCGGCATCCACCTGGAGGCGGGGGGGCTGCGCCCGGAGGCCGAGGCGCAGCCCTCGCTGCACGACGGCGTCCGTCTGCACGAACACCAGCAGCAGGGGCTGGCCTGGCTGCAGGAGCATTGGCGGCACGCCTCGCCCGGGGCTCTCCTGGCGGACGACATGGGGCTCGGCAAGACGCTGCAGACCTTGGCCTTCCTCAGCTGGATACGCAACCAGCAGCAGGCGGGCATGGCCGAGGCCCGGCCGTTCCTGATCGTCGCCCCCACGGGGCTCTTGCGCAACTGGGAAGAGGAGATCGCGAAGTTCCTGATCCCCGGCGCGCTCGGCCAGCTCATCCGAGCGCATGGGAGCGAGCTGCGCGGCCTTGTCGGGCGCGGGGCCCGGGCCGCCGCCTTCGAACTCGGCCACGGCGGCGTGGTGCTCACCACCTATGAAACCTTACGCGACAAGATCATCACCTTCACGGGGGTCCACTGGGGGGCTGCGGTTTTCGACGAGGCCCAGAAGATCAAGAACCCGAGGGCCATGTCCACGGACATGGCCAAGTCGATCAAGGCCGAATTCACCCTGACGCTCACCGGCACGCCGGTGGAGAACACTCTGGTGGACGTCTGGTGCATCATGGACGCGGCCCACCCGGGCCGGCTCGACTCCCTGCGCACCTTCATGAGGCAATACATGCCCGAGGGCGGTCCGGACGAGCGGGCGCTTCGGGACCTCCAGGCCGAACTCGCACGGCCCGCGGCGTTTCCGAGCCTGCTGCGCCGCAACAAGGAGACGCACTGGGCCGAGCGCCCGGAGAAGCGACAGGAGATCGAACGCATTCCGATGCCCCCGGAGCAGGCCGCGGCCTATCAGAACGTCATCGTCTCGGCCATGCAGCATGCGGACGGGCCGGGGGCAGTCCTCAAGGCGCTGCACTCCATCCGCACCGTGTCCCTGCATCCCTACATGTCGTCCTGGGACGGCGCCGCTCCGGACGCCTTCGTGAACGCCTCGGCCCGGCTGCAGGGCATGTTCCGGCTGCTTTCCCGGATCAAGGAGCAGGGAGAGAAGGCCCTCATCTTCATCGAGTCCAAGGAGATGCAGCAGGTCCTGGTCGAGCTCTTGCGGCTGCGCCTCGGCTGCGGCCCGGTGCTCGTCATCAACGGAGAGGTCTCGGGCGCCTTGCGGCAGCAGCGCGTGCACGAATTCCAGGCGCGGAAGGGATTCGACGCCATCCTGCTCTCACCCCGGGCGGCCGGAGTCGGGCTCAACCTCACCGCCGCCACCCATGTCATCCACCTGAGCCGCTGGTGGAACCCGGCCGTGGAGGACCAGTGCACGGACAGGGCGTACCGCATCGGGCAGCATCGCGCGGTGACGGTTCACTATCCCATGGCGATCCACCCCGAGCTCGGCGAGGCCAGCTTCGACGTCAAGCTGCACGAGCTTCTCGAGCGCAAGCGTCGCCTGAGCCATGGTCTGCTCGGTTCGCCGCTCGCCACGGCCGACGATCTGGCCGGTCTGCTGCATGCGGTCGTGGAGCCGGATGGCGAGCCCACGGCCTGA
- the cas8c gene encoding type I-C CRISPR-associated protein Cas8c/Csd1: protein MLVQALAAYADSYLADDLAAIAFEEKPVRYLIELDDAGGFHGIRERVRQETRLVGKKEKSVEVVDTLRVPRSPVNRNSGVHPLLGCDALPYLLGPRPGVWTAEGKEEKEGRNHAGFVEFVRAVAEETGDPSLAACAAFYADPEVVERAAAEVAALKPPPGALACLSVRPEQLDSDDPGGPVVDRPAVRRYWTAHFERASGERHAKGGEGMCLVSGEHGPLAVTHGLIKGAGSLGGQAAGVALMSFDKAAFRSYGWEKNANSPVSPGRASAYVLALNDLLRPGAHRRGMSRGVSLHMRSDYGGMAFLYWTRDPTDALPIQILQAPDPDNVQRLLDTPHHPSQMPHGLAGRGNEFYLLAVSGNGGRLVVRDWYPESLEQVTDNVRQWFTDLAMADVFKGGERARPPSIYALLYAVSPPGREPSDKVNARPSLALMRRALHGLPLGRSILAAALNRLRREQGDNRLAADRLAIVRLCVNDIAKTKQGGPVMAECLDNDQNDAAYLCGQLLAEYEALQYQALGDVNVTVGDRYYAMASTRPLLAFKRLEDLSRAHLKRLRRDKKAAGIALQQCITSLVKRIGQSACGNFPAALSLEEQGRFVIGYHHQKADNARKAREAKAAKEAGKASPDSGGSPDIVDSTPAMP, encoded by the coding sequence ATGCTCGTACAGGCACTAGCCGCCTACGCGGACAGCTATCTCGCCGACGATCTTGCGGCCATCGCCTTCGAGGAGAAGCCCGTGCGCTATCTCATCGAGCTTGACGACGCCGGAGGCTTTCACGGCATCCGCGAGCGGGTGCGCCAGGAGACGCGGCTCGTGGGCAAGAAGGAGAAGAGCGTGGAGGTGGTGGACACGCTGCGCGTGCCCCGTTCGCCCGTGAACCGCAACAGCGGCGTGCATCCGCTGCTGGGCTGCGACGCCCTGCCCTATCTGCTCGGGCCGAGGCCGGGCGTCTGGACCGCGGAGGGCAAGGAGGAAAAGGAAGGACGCAACCACGCGGGCTTCGTCGAGTTCGTCCGCGCCGTGGCCGAGGAGACAGGCGACCCGTCCCTTGCCGCCTGCGCGGCCTTCTATGCCGATCCGGAGGTGGTGGAGCGCGCGGCGGCCGAGGTGGCCGCGCTGAAACCGCCCCCCGGCGCCCTGGCCTGTCTGAGCGTGCGGCCCGAGCAGCTGGACAGCGACGATCCCGGCGGACCGGTGGTCGACCGCCCGGCGGTGCGGCGCTACTGGACCGCCCATTTCGAGCGCGCCTCCGGAGAGCGCCATGCCAAGGGCGGGGAGGGCATGTGTCTCGTTTCCGGCGAGCACGGCCCCCTGGCCGTGACGCATGGCCTGATCAAGGGCGCAGGCAGCCTGGGGGGCCAAGCCGCGGGCGTGGCTCTCATGTCCTTCGACAAAGCCGCCTTCCGCTCCTACGGCTGGGAGAAGAACGCCAACAGCCCGGTGAGCCCCGGCCGTGCCTCGGCCTACGTGCTGGCCCTGAACGATCTCCTGCGGCCGGGCGCGCACCGCAGGGGCATGTCGCGCGGCGTGAGCCTGCACATGCGCTCGGACTACGGCGGCATGGCCTTCCTCTACTGGACGCGCGACCCCACGGACGCTCTGCCCATCCAGATCCTGCAGGCGCCCGATCCGGACAACGTGCAACGGCTCCTGGACACGCCGCACCATCCCTCGCAGATGCCGCACGGCCTGGCCGGACGCGGCAACGAGTTCTACCTGCTGGCCGTCTCGGGTAACGGAGGCCGGCTCGTGGTGCGCGACTGGTATCCGGAGAGCCTGGAGCAGGTGACGGACAACGTCCGGCAATGGTTCACCGACTTGGCCATGGCGGACGTCTTCAAGGGCGGTGAGCGCGCCCGGCCACCCTCGATCTATGCGCTTCTCTACGCCGTGAGCCCGCCGGGGCGCGAGCCGAGCGACAAGGTCAACGCCCGCCCCTCCCTCGCGCTCATGCGCCGGGCGCTCCACGGTCTGCCGCTCGGGCGCTCGATCCTGGCCGCGGCCCTGAACCGGCTGCGCCGCGAGCAGGGAGACAATCGTCTGGCCGCGGACCGCCTGGCCATCGTGCGGCTGTGCGTGAACGACATCGCGAAAACCAAACAAGGAGGGCCAGTCATGGCCGAATGCCTGGACAACGACCAGAACGACGCCGCCTACCTCTGCGGCCAGCTGCTCGCCGAGTACGAGGCCCTGCAGTACCAGGCCCTGGGCGACGTCAACGTCACCGTGGGGGACCGTTATTACGCCATGGCCTCGACCAGGCCTCTTCTGGCCTTCAAGCGGCTGGAAGATCTGAGCCGTGCCCATCTGAAGCGGCTGCGGCGCGACAAGAAGGCCGCGGGCATTGCCCTGCAGCAGTGCATCACCTCGCTCGTCAAGCGCATCGGGCAGAGCGCCTGCGGGAATTTCCCCGCAGCATTGAGCCTCGAGGAGCAGGGCCGCTTCGTCATCGGTTACCACCACCAGAAGGCCGATAACGCGCGCAAGGCCCGGGAGGCGAAGGCCGCCAAGGAGGCGGGAAAGGCCTCTCCCGATTCCGGTGGTTCTCCGGACATCGTCGATTCCACCCCCGCCATGCCCTAA
- the cas4 gene encoding CRISPR-associated protein Cas4 produces MDDPLPLSALAHLLYCRRRAALVHVEHAWVESVFTAEGRVLHHKVDSDPRLERRGDVLVARMLPLRSKKLGLYGVADSVEFHRDGAGARLPGVAGRWRPFPVEYKRGKLRRETGYLVQLCAQGMCLEEMLGAGVPAGALFFGTNRRRLAVDFEPGLRARVLAEAEDLQGLIRSERTPPAVYDRSKCAACSMKSLCLPGLGAKGAPVAAYLKRTLGREEDA; encoded by the coding sequence ATGGACGATCCTCTCCCGCTCTCGGCCCTTGCCCATCTGCTGTACTGTCGCCGCCGCGCGGCGCTGGTGCACGTGGAGCATGCCTGGGTCGAGAGCGTGTTCACGGCCGAGGGTCGGGTCCTGCACCACAAGGTGGACAGCGACCCTCGGCTGGAGAGGCGGGGCGACGTGCTCGTCGCCCGCATGCTTCCCCTGCGCTCGAAGAAGCTCGGGCTTTACGGCGTGGCCGACAGCGTGGAGTTTCACCGCGACGGGGCGGGGGCGCGCCTGCCCGGTGTGGCCGGACGATGGCGGCCCTTTCCCGTGGAATACAAGCGCGGCAAGCTCAGGCGCGAAACCGGCTATCTCGTGCAGCTCTGCGCCCAGGGGATGTGCCTGGAAGAGATGCTCGGGGCGGGCGTCCCCGCCGGAGCGCTCTTCTTCGGCACGAACCGCCGCCGTCTGGCCGTGGACTTCGAGCCGGGGCTGCGGGCGCGCGTCCTGGCCGAGGCCGAGGACCTGCAGGGGCTGATCCGAAGCGAGCGAACTCCCCCGGCCGTATATGACCGGTCCAAGTGCGCGGCCTGCTCCATGAAGTCTTTGTGCCTGCCAGGACTTGGCGCGAAAGGGGCTCCCGTGGCGGCCTATCTGAAGCGCACGCTGGGGCGAGAGGAGGATGCGTGA
- the cas2 gene encoding CRISPR-associated endonuclease Cas2, which yields MLVLVSYDVSTIDPKGPGRLRRMAKICQNWGQRVQNSVFECLVDPAQWTALRAKLLDCMDPEHDSLRFYFLGANWQRRVEHAGARKPIDQEGNLIV from the coding sequence ATGCTCGTGCTCGTCAGCTACGACGTCTCCACCATCGATCCCAAGGGACCGGGCCGCCTGCGGCGCATGGCCAAGATATGTCAGAACTGGGGGCAGCGCGTGCAGAATTCCGTCTTCGAGTGCCTTGTGGACCCGGCGCAGTGGACGGCCCTGCGCGCCAAGCTTCTCGATTGCATGGACCCGGAGCACGACAGTCTGCGCTTTTACTTCCTCGGCGCAAATTGGCAGCGTCGCGTGGAACATGCCGGGGCCAGGAAACCGATTGACCAGGAGGGGAATCTCATCGTCTGA
- a CDS encoding CRISPR-associated endonuclease Cas3'', giving the protein MYHARFVGEGERIRRQRLREHLLMVARLAADFAREARPGDGEFIRAARRAGLAHDLGKYRDAFQQRLHDAEAGRPAAAAPHAVFGAGALGTAAWDQALAVLGHHAGLHAASDFMNKVRPEDVDMGRELLLRARADGLRLAGREVPASSPGATDRLALELRERMLFSCLVDADRSDCMRFETGALPTGPALAAQALLDSLLAHISQKAGECPPGTVKDCRAAVLDACLASASLPGRLLTLAVPTGGGKTLSGMAFALRRAALRAGEVRRVIVVVPYLSIIEQNAAEYRAALGADAVLEHHSGDFACLRTVRRAHDPHAFSENEGDEAYVIASEDEDAHLGNDDGARTLARENWDAPVIVTTSVRFFETIFSNRPSDLRRLHNIARSVVVLDEVQTLPRHLLTPLLSIMEGLARDWGVHFVFSTATQPAFERPASAPSEDGRWEPGSLVPIVPPDLHERLVRDLRRVAEPVWPQKGETWSVARQAEAVLAEPRALCILNTKRQVRELYEQLRERVDGWLVHLSTRMCAAHRLTVIRRIKEHLRTTDEPCRVVSSQLVEAGVDLSFPAVLRALGPLDAIVQAAGRCDRDGLLTAALGAPAGRLTVFEPEDGASPYPGPTSITRAMLGREGMSLHSSAVMRRYFNELYQGDLDGPGIQGLRLKLDFPAVSEAFALIDDRTRSVLVPHGEGADIIARLARGEPPTRELMRLAGRHQVGLYPHEFRTAEGLGTIYPLDDAGRLWACRVSCYDPELGLDLRPPDAEEHIF; this is encoded by the coding sequence ATGTACCACGCGCGATTCGTCGGAGAAGGGGAGCGGATACGACGGCAGCGGCTGCGCGAACATCTGCTGATGGTCGCGCGGCTTGCGGCGGATTTCGCGCGAGAGGCGCGGCCGGGGGATGGGGAGTTCATCCGGGCTGCTCGCAGGGCGGGGCTCGCGCACGACCTGGGAAAGTACCGGGACGCCTTTCAGCAACGGCTGCATGACGCCGAGGCGGGCCGGCCGGCCGCGGCCGCGCCCCATGCCGTCTTCGGCGCGGGGGCCCTCGGGACCGCGGCGTGGGACCAGGCTCTGGCCGTCCTCGGGCACCACGCGGGGCTGCACGCGGCATCGGACTTCATGAACAAGGTGCGCCCTGAAGACGTCGACATGGGTCGCGAGCTCCTGCTGCGCGCCCGGGCCGACGGTCTGCGGCTCGCCGGGCGCGAGGTCCCCGCCTCCTCCCCCGGCGCGACAGACCGACTTGCACTGGAGTTGCGCGAGCGCATGCTCTTCAGCTGCCTCGTGGACGCCGACCGCAGCGACTGCATGCGCTTTGAGACCGGCGCGCTGCCGACCGGGCCTGCGCTCGCCGCGCAGGCGCTGCTCGACAGCCTCCTCGCCCACATTTCTCAAAAAGCCGGAGAGTGCCCGCCCGGCACAGTGAAGGATTGCCGCGCCGCCGTGCTCGACGCCTGCCTCGCCTCAGCCTCGCTGCCTGGCCGCCTGCTTACGCTGGCCGTGCCCACGGGAGGCGGCAAAACCCTCTCCGGAATGGCTTTCGCCCTCAGACGCGCTGCTTTGCGGGCGGGCGAGGTGCGCCGTGTCATCGTGGTCGTGCCCTACCTGTCCATCATCGAGCAGAACGCGGCGGAATACCGCGCGGCCCTCGGAGCTGACGCCGTCCTGGAGCACCATTCCGGCGACTTCGCATGCCTGCGCACAGTGCGGCGCGCGCACGACCCGCATGCGTTCTCGGAGAACGAGGGCGACGAGGCCTACGTCATCGCGTCCGAGGATGAGGACGCCCATCTCGGAAACGACGACGGTGCCCGCACCCTTGCGCGGGAGAACTGGGACGCGCCCGTCATCGTCACCACCTCCGTGCGCTTTTTCGAGACAATCTTTTCCAACCGGCCGTCGGACCTCAGGCGTCTGCACAACATTGCCCGCTCCGTGGTCGTCCTCGACGAGGTGCAGACCCTGCCGCGCCATCTGCTGACACCGCTCCTCTCGATCATGGAAGGGCTCGCGCGCGACTGGGGTGTGCATTTCGTCTTTTCTACGGCCACGCAGCCCGCCTTCGAGCGGCCCGCGTCCGCGCCGTCCGAGGACGGCCGCTGGGAACCCGGCAGCCTCGTCCCGATCGTCCCACCGGATCTGCACGAGCGCCTCGTGCGCGATCTGCGCCGCGTGGCCGAGCCGGTCTGGCCGCAAAAGGGCGAGACATGGTCCGTGGCGCGGCAGGCCGAGGCCGTGCTCGCGGAGCCGCGCGCCCTGTGCATCCTGAACACCAAGCGCCAGGTGCGCGAACTGTACGAACAGTTACGGGAGCGGGTGGACGGCTGGCTCGTGCATCTCTCCACGCGCATGTGCGCGGCGCACAGGCTCACGGTCATCCGGCGGATAAAGGAGCATCTGCGGACCACGGACGAGCCGTGCCGGGTGGTCAGTTCCCAGCTCGTGGAGGCCGGGGTGGATCTGAGCTTTCCGGCCGTGCTGCGGGCGCTCGGCCCCCTGGACGCCATTGTGCAGGCGGCCGGACGCTGCGACCGCGACGGCCTGCTGACCGCCGCCCTGGGCGCTCCGGCCGGACGGCTGACGGTCTTCGAGCCCGAGGATGGCGCAAGCCCCTATCCGGGCCCCACCTCCATCACCCGCGCCATGCTCGGCCGCGAGGGCATGTCGCTTCATTCGTCCGCGGTCATGCGCCGCTACTTCAACGAGCTCTACCAGGGCGACCTGGACGGCCCCGGCATCCAGGGGCTGCGGCTGAAGCTCGACTTTCCCGCGGTCTCCGAGGCCTTCGCGCTCATCGACGACCGCACACGCTCGGTGCTCGTGCCCCATGGCGAAGGCGCGGACATCATCGCGCGCCTCGCGCGCGGCGAGCCGCCGACGCGCGAGCTCATGCGCCTGGCGGGCCGCCACCAGGTCGGGCTCTACCCGCACGAGTTCCGAACGGCCGAGGGCCTGGGAACGATCTATCCCCTGGACGATGCCGGACGTCTTTGGGCCTGCCGGGTGAGCTGCTACGATCCTGAGCTCGGGCTCGACCTGCGGCCGCCCGACGCGGAGGAGCACATCTTTTGA